One bacterium genomic window, TGAGAATACGAATCACAGCCAGTGCCCGTTCACTGTCAGAGTGGCGCGGTGGGCTCGTCGGCCAGAATTACCGGTGGACGGTTGACCAATGCCCGTGCGATCGACACGCGCTGCTGCTCTCCGCCGGAAAGCTGCGACGGCATTGCTTTGGCGCGATGAACGACATCTAACGCTTCCAGTATGTCAAGCGCCGACCTGCGGGATTCGCCATTCGGACGTCCTGCCAGCATGGGCAATAACGCAACGTTGTCGGTGACGTCGAGAAATGGAATCAGGTACGGTGCCTGGAACACGAATCCGATCTTGTCGCGGCGCAGGATGCGCAGAGCCGGAATCTTCCAACCGTCCTGGTAGATCACTTGTTCACCCAGGGTCATTTGCCCGGCGGTCGGTTCGATCACCGCACCAAGGCATTTCAGCAGAGTACTCTTGCCTGAGCCCGAGGGCCGATTAGTCCCACGACCTCGCCGGGGCTGACCTTCATGTCCACCCCCTTGAGCGCATCGACGGCGGTTTCCCCTGCACCGTAGCGTTTGCGCAGTCCTTCGATTTGTATTCCGGTTTTGTTCATCTCAACCACCGATCGCCTCCGCTGGGTCAACTTTGAGCGCCGTGCGAATCGCCAGTACGCTTGCCAACACGCAGATCACGACCACAGCGAAGAATCCGAACGCTGCATCTTTGGATTCAAGCAGCACATACTTCGGAAAGATCGGCGCCCAGATTGTGGCAGCGATTTTTCCCACCACGAATCCGATCAAGCCCAGACCGACCGCCTGTTGCATGACCGATCAGTTTGAGTACCGCGATCTCGCGGATTTTCCCCAGTGTGAGGGTGTAAATAATGAAAGCCACTATGGCCGCGCTGACGATGGCCAGAATCACGAGAAACATGCCGATCTGTTTCGCGGAGGTGGCGATTAACTTCTGTAGCAGGATAGTCTCCATCTGCGCGCGGGTATAGATTTGCAACTGTTTCCAGCGGCGGATTGGTGCGGCTACCTCATCGGGGGTGAATCCGGGCTTGATTTGTACCAGCACGGCATTGACGTAGGGATTAGCGTTTTGCGAAGCGATCACCGCATCGAGCAGCCCTGGCACCCCGGGGCGGTTGATCGCCGCACTGGCGGAAGTACGACGGCGTTGCTGAACGATGGCGTCGTTGTCTTTCAGAAACTGTGCTTCCTGCGCGTCTTTCAGCGGGATGAAGACCATCGGGTCGCCGCTGGAGGACACCATTCGCCTCGTCAGGCCGACCACAGTATAATAGTTGCGGCGAATCTGTATCTCTTCACCTAGCTTGAATCCGGTTGCCAAATCGGCCACGGCTTCATAGTGCGTTCGGGTAATCTGACGCCCTGCGACGAGGTAGCTGCATTGTCCCGGTTCCCCCGGCTCGCCGGAGACACCCCCGACTATCATCGCGCGAACATCCTGCTCCCCCCGGCGCACTTGCGTCGTCAAATAGGTGACGTTGGCGACCCGGGAGACGCCCGGCATAGCGAGGATGCCTCGATAGAGATCATCATAGAGACTGGACGACTCAGCGTATGGTCCGAGCGTGTGCTTCTGCACCACCCACAGGTCCGCACCACTGTTATCGAGGAGCGCCTTGGCGTCGTCGACCATACCTCGGTAAACCCCGGCCATGGTTAAGGTCACGCCGATCAACAGTCCCAGTCCGACACCGGTGAAGACAAACTTGCCCCACGAGTGGAGTATGTCGCGCCCTGCCAGACTGATCATTGTGACACTCCCGGCAGTTGCTCGACGATCTTAATGCGGCTCTGGGCTCTCAGCGCTCGCTGGCTATAGACCACCACCTGCTCACCAGCCTTCAGCCCTTCAAGAATCTGCACCCAACCTTCGAGATCGCTCGCACCCAATCGGACTTCTGCAAATCGCAGATCACCGTCTTCAATCAGCCACACGCCCAATCGTCCATCGACTCTCTGCAGACTGGCGTTCGGCACCGTCGGCGCGGTCGGAAGCGCAGTCAGCGCCACAGTTACTTCCGTCAACTCGCCGATGGGTGGCAAGGGATCCGGCACCGAATCGAACACAACTTTGGAAAGAACTTCCTCGGTCACGGCATCGGCCAGCGGCTCCACCCGCAGCACCCGCCCGTCGATGTCGCGCTGGGATTGCGAGCGCAGCACGATGCGCGCCCGTTGTCCTGAGCGCAACCCGGCGGAACCAAGTTGATCAAAGCGCACGTTGATCCATAGACTGTTCGGGTCGATTACCTCCACCACCGCCTGACCGGCAATTATCGTAGTGCCGGGATCGGCATTGCGTGATGCTACCAGACCATCCACAGGAGCAATCAACTTCAGGTTGGCTCGCTGACGGATGAGACCGTCGCGATCCGATCGGATCCTTTCCAAGTCCTGACGTGCCGCATCCAGATTGGCGCGAGCGAGGGCATGGTTTGCTTCGGCGACCTGATACTCCAGCCGCTTACCTTCGATTTCTTCTTCGCTAAGGGTGCCCGAGTGAAACAACTGCTCATATCGCCTTGCCTGCGTCGCGGCATTTGCCCTGCGTGCCGAAAATTCTTGGACCTGCGCCTCGAACGCCAAAATGGCCGCTTCTGCCCGCCGAAGCGCAGCTTCCTGGGAGGCGACGCGGTCGTCGAGATCCACCGGCTCCATTTCACCCAACACCTGGCCCGCCCGCACTTTCTCGCCTACTTGAACGTCAACGCGTTTGACGCGCCCGGCGATTGTGGGACCGATCTTGTAAGCATACCGCGCCTCGACCGTACCGATTCCAAATAGCGCGGGCGTGATGGAACTGTCTCTGACCAAAGTCGCGGTCACGGGAATCGGAGCCAACGGTCCCGAACTCAAAACCACATAGATGAACAGCACGAGCAAAGGCGCCAATACCCCGACGAGCGCCAAAGTACGTCCCTTGATACGCAATCCTTTCATTTCACTCTCCTTAAGGTGCGGCGAAAGAAGGCGAACGCTGCGGGAGCGTCCTTGCGAATGCGCCTCACATCTCCTGCCAGTAAAGACTGTATGACCAGCCCTTGGATCGCTCCGATCAACATTGCTGCGGCAGCCGCGGCATTGACTTCTGGATCGATCTCTCCCTGCAATTTTCCTCTTTCGATTATTGTGCGCAGCCGTTCACCGTAACGTTTGATGAGAGTCCGCACCAGTTGCTTGGCCGCCGTGTCGCCATTACGTTGAAGCTCACAAAAGAGAATTCGCGGTATTCCGGGGCGCTTCGCGATGAAGTCAATGTGCGTCAAAAACACCGCCTCCAACGCTGCCAACGGTGACTCAATGCCCTTATCGGCCCGGTCGACTTTGACAAGCAATTGTCCAGTTACCCACTCCATCACTGCTGTCCAAACGGCTTCCTTGTTTACGAAGTGCCGAAACAGCGCACCTTGGGTCACATTCATTCGCTCCGCTATTGCAGCGGTCGTAATTTCGCTCGGGTTCTGCTCGGCTGCCAATTCAATCACTGCCTCCACAGTGACGGCGCGACGGACGTCTGATGCAAGGTGCTTGGCACGTAGGCTCATCATATACCTCCAAAAGTAAGTAATCAATTACTATCATTTATACGCGACCACGTCCGAAGGTTTCAAGATAATTCTGCGTGGACCTCACTTTTGTCATCGTGTAGCATTAGCGTTCAGAGCATGGCTGCAGCAAATGAAATGATCGCGCAAACCAAGTCCACCGTAGTTGATCGTAGCTTTTGCTATTTCCTGTGGGGTTCGTTTGTGTTTGTTGCCTGTCTAATAGTTTTTGTATTCGGGCAAACGATCCTGAACAAGTGGTCTGGTTTCCGTGGGCGACCCTTATGCCACTGGGTGCGATCATCAGTGCAATTCGCCTAGGTCGCGATCGGAAGCGCAGTCGTATTCGGACCCATGCGGAACATAGTTACGACGGCGTCTGGCAGGCCACCGGAATATGGGCTGCAGTAATCACTCTTGGAAACCCCATCTTCCAGTATTTTCCACCTCAGGCGATTCATGTTTTGATATCAATACTGGTCGGCATTGCGGTCTATTCTTCTGGCCATATTATGGGGCTCTTGTCGTTCAAGATAGGTGCATTGCTGTGGTGGAGCGCGGCCATGATTATGATGCTTGTCCCCGATAATTTTCACTCGCTCATCATGGCTGCCGCTATCATTCCGGGTTACATCCTTCCAGGATATCTTCTTCGGCGAAGTGTTCGCTCCATGCGAACGGAATAACGTATTTCACAGATGAAACCCCTTCAACCGCTGGATCCCCTTATCCACTCGGCCCTACGATTATCGATCATGACCATTCTGGCCAGTGTTCGGGAGGCGGATTTCGTCTTTCTACGCGATTCGATTGATGCTACTGATGGAAACTTAAGCACTCATCTTCTCAAACTGGAGGGAGCCAAATACGTTCGTGCAACGAAGAAGTTTGAGGATAAGAAGCCGAAGACGCGCTTCACGCTGACGGTCGTGGGCCGACAAGCATATGCAAGCTATGTTGAATCACTGGAGGAGTACATCAGGGCATCAAGGCAGGCGAAATGAGACTTGTTAGTCGCCTATATTCGATTGTTCACCATCGACTTCCGCTGA contains:
- a CDS encoding efflux RND transporter periplasmic adaptor subunit translates to MKGLRIKGRTLALVGVLAPLLVLFIYVVLSSGPLAPIPVTATLVRDSSITPALFGIGTVEARYAYKIGPTIAGRVKRVDVQVGEKVRAGQVLGEMEPVDLDDRVASQEAALRRAEAAILAFEAQVQEFSARRANAATQARRYEQLFHSGTLSEEEIEGKRLEYQVAEANHALARANLDAARQDLERIRSDRDGLIRQRANLKLIAPVDGLVASRNADPGTTIIAGQAVVEVIDPNSLWINVRFDQLGSAGLRSGQRARIVLRSQSQRDIDGRVLRVEPLADAVTEEVLSKVVFDSVPDPLPPIGELTEVTVALTALPTAPTVPNASLQRVDGRLGVWLIEDGDLRFAEVRLGASDLEGWVQILEGLKAGEQVVVYSQRALRAQSRIKIVEQLPGVSQ
- a CDS encoding TetR/AcrR family transcriptional regulator, which codes for MSLRAKHLASDVRRAVTVEAVIELAAEQNPSEITTAAIAERMNVTQGALFRHFVNKEAVWTAVMEWVTGQLLVKVDRADKGIESPLAALEAVFLTHIDFIAKRPGIPRILFCELQRNGDTAAKQLVRTLIKRYGERLRTIIERGKLQGEIDPEVNAAAAAAMLIGAIQGLVIQSLLAGDVRRIRKDAPAAFAFFRRTLRRVK
- a CDS encoding transcriptional regulator gives rise to the protein MKPLQPLDPLIHSALRLSIMTILASVREADFVFLRDSIDATDGNLSTHLLKLEGAKYVRATKKFEDKKPKTRFTLTVVGRQAYASYVESLEEYIRASRQAK